Proteins from a genomic interval of Kribbella aluminosa:
- a CDS encoding acyl-CoA dehydrogenase family protein has protein sequence MERQLFDADQDAFRETVRAFCDKEIVPHHDSWEAAGIVPRELWTAAGSAGLLGFMMPEEYGGGGVRDFRFNAVLIEELTRVRASGVGFTIHTDINSAYLLDYATGEQQQRWLPAFCSGETITAIAMTEPGAGSDLQGIQTTARRDGDHYVLNGQKTFISNGILADLVIVVAKTDPEAGAQGISLLVVERGMPGFERGRNLDKIGLKAQDTAELFFDDVRVPAGNLLGEEGQGFGYLMEKLPQERLTIAVVAAAACENILDDTLRYVKDRKAFGRPIGSFQNSRFVLAELATETQIARVFVDRCIQELNAGTLTVAEAAMAKWWTTELQKKVVDRCLQLHGGYGFMTEYPIAKAYLDTRIQTIYGGTTEIMKEIIGRTMGI, from the coding sequence GTGGAACGTCAGCTCTTCGACGCCGATCAGGATGCCTTCCGGGAGACCGTGCGCGCGTTCTGCGACAAGGAGATCGTCCCGCACCACGACAGCTGGGAGGCCGCCGGCATCGTCCCGCGCGAACTCTGGACGGCCGCCGGTTCCGCCGGTCTGCTCGGCTTCATGATGCCGGAGGAGTACGGCGGTGGTGGGGTGCGCGACTTCCGGTTCAACGCCGTACTGATCGAGGAACTCACCCGGGTCCGGGCGAGCGGCGTCGGCTTCACGATCCACACCGACATCAACTCGGCGTACCTGCTGGACTATGCCACCGGCGAGCAGCAGCAGCGCTGGCTGCCGGCGTTCTGTTCCGGCGAGACGATCACCGCGATCGCGATGACCGAGCCCGGCGCCGGCAGCGACCTGCAGGGGATCCAGACCACGGCGCGGCGCGACGGCGACCACTACGTACTGAACGGGCAGAAGACGTTCATCTCGAACGGGATCCTCGCGGACCTGGTGATCGTGGTGGCGAAGACCGATCCGGAGGCCGGCGCGCAGGGCATCTCGCTGCTGGTCGTCGAGCGCGGGATGCCCGGGTTCGAGCGCGGGCGGAACCTGGACAAGATCGGGCTCAAGGCACAGGACACCGCGGAGCTGTTCTTCGACGACGTCCGGGTGCCGGCCGGGAACCTGCTCGGCGAGGAGGGTCAGGGCTTCGGGTACCTGATGGAGAAGCTGCCCCAGGAACGGCTGACGATCGCGGTCGTCGCGGCCGCCGCCTGCGAGAACATACTCGACGACACGCTGCGCTACGTGAAGGACCGCAAGGCGTTCGGCCGCCCGATCGGCTCCTTCCAGAACAGCCGTTTCGTGCTCGCCGAACTCGCCACCGAGACGCAGATCGCGCGCGTCTTCGTCGACCGCTGCATCCAGGAGCTGAACGCCGGCACGCTGACCGTCGCCGAGGCCGCGATGGCGAAGTGGTGGACCACCGAACTGCAGAAGAAGGTCGTCGACCGCTGCCTGCAGCTGCACGGCGGCTACGGCTTCATGACCGAGTACCCGATCGCCAAGGCCTACCTCGACACCCGCATCCAGACCATCTACGGCGGTACGACGGAAATCATGAAGGAAATCATCGGCCGGACGATGGGCATCTAG
- a CDS encoding GAF and ANTAR domain-containing protein, with protein sequence MSASDRRVREVFIELSDTLVDDFDIIEFLDRLAARCSELLGVSACGILLADHHGVLSLVAASSEQARLVELGQLQNLEGPCMDAFSTGRPVQVGDLRDARTRWPRFAATAVGAGYLSVQALPMRLRDSVLGAVNLFSRSTGELDAETVRLGQALADAATIGIVHQRALARKEVVTEQLQSALNSRILIEQAKGFLSHGLGVDVDEAFAMMRSYARAHNRRLTEVADEIVQGTLTLSRSRD encoded by the coding sequence ATGAGTGCATCCGACCGTAGAGTGCGCGAGGTGTTCATCGAGCTGTCGGACACTCTCGTCGACGACTTCGACATCATCGAGTTCCTGGACCGGCTTGCTGCGCGCTGCAGCGAGTTGCTGGGCGTGTCGGCCTGCGGCATCCTGCTCGCCGATCATCACGGCGTGCTGAGCCTGGTCGCTGCCTCGAGCGAGCAGGCGCGGCTCGTCGAGCTCGGCCAGTTGCAGAATCTGGAAGGCCCCTGCATGGACGCGTTCAGCACCGGTCGTCCGGTGCAGGTCGGCGACCTGCGGGACGCCCGCACCCGGTGGCCCCGCTTCGCGGCAACCGCTGTCGGCGCCGGTTACCTGTCGGTCCAGGCATTACCGATGCGACTGCGCGACTCGGTGCTCGGCGCGGTGAACCTGTTCAGCCGGTCCACCGGGGAACTGGACGCCGAGACGGTCAGGCTGGGGCAGGCGCTCGCCGACGCGGCCACGATCGGCATCGTGCACCAGCGCGCGCTGGCCCGCAAGGAGGTCGTCACCGAGCAGCTCCAGTCCGCTCTGAACAGCCGCATCCTGATCGAGCAGGCAAAGGGATTCCTCAGCCACGGCCTGGGAGTCGACGTCGACGAGGCGTTCGCCATGATGCGTTCGTACGCCAGGGCCCACAACCGGCGCCTGACCGAGGTCGCCGACGAGATCGTTCAGGGCACGCTGACGCTCAGCCGATCGCGCGACTGA
- a CDS encoding ANTAR domain-containing protein, whose amino-acid sequence MDHDRSARVWGAIRAASGGNGAAPSLAYAVSACAQALSAAGAGLAMARDDGLLEPVLATGPEIGELDELQFELGEGPSRDAVVTSTPVLEPDLTGLEAGRRWPAFAAAAADRGIRGVFALPVAAGAAKVGVLTVYRRVPGPLAGDLLADALVFADAVFVLALDHRQGISADLDEVIEAAFTARRAEVHQAAGRLAAQQQISVTDALARLRAHAYSSGISLHKVAVDVMSDHLRLDGDRPLGKGPPRITPRPAHPEQAEKEEEED is encoded by the coding sequence GTGGATCACGACCGCAGCGCGAGGGTGTGGGGGGCGATCAGAGCCGCGTCGGGCGGCAACGGCGCGGCCCCGTCCTTGGCGTACGCCGTGTCGGCCTGTGCGCAGGCGCTGTCCGCAGCGGGCGCCGGGCTCGCGATGGCCCGCGACGACGGGCTGCTCGAGCCGGTCCTGGCCACCGGTCCCGAGATCGGTGAGCTCGACGAACTGCAGTTCGAGCTGGGTGAAGGACCGAGCAGGGATGCGGTCGTGACCAGCACACCGGTCCTGGAACCGGACCTCACCGGGCTGGAGGCCGGCCGGCGATGGCCGGCGTTCGCCGCGGCCGCCGCGGACCGTGGCATCCGCGGCGTCTTCGCGTTACCGGTCGCCGCCGGAGCCGCCAAGGTCGGCGTACTCACGGTTTACCGGCGAGTGCCGGGGCCACTGGCGGGTGACCTGCTGGCCGACGCCCTCGTGTTCGCCGATGCCGTGTTCGTACTCGCCCTCGACCATCGCCAGGGCATCAGTGCGGATCTGGACGAGGTCATCGAGGCTGCGTTCACCGCTCGCCGGGCCGAGGTGCACCAGGCGGCCGGCCGGCTTGCCGCCCAGCAGCAGATCAGTGTCACCGATGCGCTCGCCCGGCTGCGGGCACACGCCTACAGCAGTGGAATCTCGTTGCACAAGGTCGCCGTCGACGTCATGTCCGATCACCTGCGCCTGGACGGTGACCGCCCGCTCGGCAAGGGTCCGCCGCGCATCACGCCGCGTCCCGCACACCCTGAACAAGCCGAGAAAGAAGAGGAGGAGGACTGA
- a CDS encoding sulfite oxidase-like oxidoreductase: MGIVSPGFAGRRRGGSDLPPGQYLTRDFPVLSAGPTPHIQPEHWEFTVTTETGEKYKWDWAELLALPAEEITKDIHCVTRWSKLQTSWQGVSLDTLLADVETGADFAMAHSYGGYTTNVPLDDLLDGQSWIAYEYDGEPLGPEHGGPARLLVPHLYFWKSAKWIRGLVLSDTEDLGFWETAGYHEYGDPWKEQRYAGD, translated from the coding sequence ATGGGCATCGTGTCGCCGGGGTTCGCCGGTCGCCGCCGGGGTGGTTCGGACCTGCCGCCGGGGCAGTACCTGACGCGGGACTTCCCGGTGCTGTCGGCGGGGCCGACGCCGCACATCCAGCCCGAGCACTGGGAGTTCACGGTCACCACCGAGACCGGTGAGAAGTACAAGTGGGACTGGGCCGAGCTGCTGGCGCTGCCGGCCGAGGAGATCACCAAGGACATCCACTGCGTGACGCGCTGGTCGAAGCTGCAGACGAGCTGGCAGGGCGTCTCGCTGGACACGCTGCTCGCGGACGTCGAGACCGGCGCGGACTTCGCGATGGCACACAGCTACGGCGGCTACACGACCAACGTGCCGCTCGACGATCTGCTCGACGGGCAGTCCTGGATCGCCTACGAGTACGACGGTGAGCCGCTCGGCCCCGAGCACGGCGGACCGGCCCGGCTGCTCGTCCCGCACCTGTACTTCTGGAAGAGCGCCAAGTGGATCCGCGGCCTGGTGCTGTCCGACACCGAGGATCTCGGTTTCTGGGAGACCGCCGGCTACCACGAGTACGGAGACCCATGGAAAGAACAGCGATACGCCGGCGACTGA
- a CDS encoding ferredoxin reductase → MERTAIRRRLMWQVATVADVRRETGTARTIVLDVPEWPGHLAGQHLDVRLTAPDGYRASRSYSIASAWSGGTIELTVEQVPDGEVSPYLVDVLKVGDPLEIRGPVGGWFVWKPEQDGPVQLIGGGSGVVPLRAMLRAAAGTSTPMRLLYSVRRPESVIYVRDLKELAAADQVDVHLVYTREAPDGESRVGRIDAELLAQYAFGPEDGATTYVCGPTPFVEAVADLLVAAGHDPARVRTERFG, encoded by the coding sequence ATGGAAAGAACAGCGATACGCCGGCGACTGATGTGGCAGGTCGCCACGGTGGCCGACGTACGGCGGGAGACCGGGACGGCGCGCACGATCGTGCTCGACGTCCCGGAGTGGCCGGGGCATCTCGCGGGGCAGCACCTCGACGTACGGCTGACCGCGCCGGACGGTTACCGCGCCTCCCGGTCGTACTCGATCGCCTCGGCGTGGAGCGGCGGCACGATCGAGCTGACCGTCGAACAGGTGCCGGACGGCGAGGTGTCGCCGTACCTCGTGGACGTGCTGAAGGTCGGGGACCCGCTGGAGATCCGCGGACCGGTCGGCGGGTGGTTCGTGTGGAAGCCGGAGCAGGACGGGCCGGTGCAGCTGATCGGCGGCGGGTCGGGTGTCGTCCCGTTGCGGGCGATGCTGCGGGCGGCCGCCGGTACGTCGACGCCGATGCGGCTGCTGTACTCCGTTCGCCGCCCGGAGTCGGTGATCTACGTGCGGGACCTCAAGGAGCTGGCCGCGGCGGACCAGGTCGACGTACATCTCGTCTACACGCGGGAGGCGCCGGACGGGGAGTCGCGGGTCGGGCGGATCGACGCGGAACTGCTGGCGCAGTACGCGTTCGGGCCCGAGGACGGCGCGACGACGTACGTGTGCGGCCCGACGCCGTTCGTGGAGGCGGTCGCGGACCTGCTGGTGGCGGCCGGCCACGACCCGGCCCGTGTCAGAACGGAGCGGTTCGGATGA
- a CDS encoding DUF6510 family protein, translating into MSTNNFQDNYLDGNAAAGALSELFAVDLTAAIAQCDGCGQTNVFAESRVYVNAPGTVARCPGCDAVLLRVVSTPTGTYLDLRGLTYLRVPSS; encoded by the coding sequence ATGAGCACAAACAACTTTCAAGACAACTATCTCGACGGCAATGCGGCCGCCGGAGCGCTGAGCGAGCTGTTCGCCGTGGACCTGACCGCAGCCATCGCCCAGTGCGACGGCTGCGGTCAGACCAACGTGTTCGCCGAATCCCGGGTGTACGTGAACGCTCCCGGCACCGTGGCCCGCTGCCCGGGGTGCGACGCAGTACTGCTCCGCGTCGTCTCCACGCCGACCGGCACGTACCTCGACCTCCGCGGCCTGACCTACCTGCGCGTGCCGAGTTCCTAG
- a CDS encoding MerR family transcriptional regulator, which yields MSEVAGDASHECVTLTVDELSARVGMTVRTLRFYAGRGLIPPPIRRGRVGYYGPEHIARLDLVRELQAHGFTLQAIEGYLDRIPADATPQDIALHRTLLTPWMRDLPETLDRAALVRRTGRELSDDDIEMLVALGVVEPTPDEDVFQVATAHLSLGVELLDLDLPVEAVLDAGRIFTEHGRAIAEELTEVFRTKVWPHYRDSGGPPEHIQQLVERFKPVTIQGLVLAYERAVGETQRDTIRRTQNKPR from the coding sequence ATGTCCGAGGTGGCGGGGGACGCATCACATGAATGCGTGACGTTGACGGTGGACGAGCTGTCGGCGCGGGTGGGTATGACGGTGCGAACACTGCGGTTCTACGCGGGCCGGGGCCTGATCCCGCCGCCGATCCGGCGCGGCCGGGTCGGGTACTACGGGCCTGAGCACATCGCGCGGCTCGACCTGGTGCGGGAGCTGCAGGCGCACGGGTTCACGCTGCAGGCGATCGAGGGGTACCTGGACCGGATCCCGGCCGACGCCACCCCGCAGGACATCGCGCTGCACCGGACGCTGCTGACGCCGTGGATGCGCGACCTCCCTGAAACGCTTGATCGAGCGGCCTTGGTACGGCGTACCGGCCGGGAGCTGAGCGACGACGACATCGAGATGCTGGTCGCGCTCGGAGTGGTCGAGCCGACGCCCGACGAGGACGTGTTCCAGGTGGCGACCGCACACCTCAGCCTCGGCGTCGAACTGCTCGACCTGGACCTTCCGGTCGAGGCGGTGCTGGACGCCGGCCGGATCTTCACCGAGCACGGCCGCGCGATCGCCGAGGAACTCACCGAGGTGTTCCGCACCAAGGTCTGGCCGCACTACCGCGACTCCGGCGGCCCGCCCGAACACATCCAGCAGCTCGTCGAACGCTTCAAGCCCGTCACGATCCAGGGCCTCGTCCTGGCGTACGAACGCGCCGTCGGCGAGACCCAGCGCGACACGATCCGCCGTACCCAGAACAAGCCCCGCTAG